AATTCAACTCTATTTAAAAAGTTTGATGCATCAACATTTTGTTCTTTTTTAAAGTCTAAATTGTGTTCCATACACACTTCGGCGATTTCTTCTTCGTCAAGCATATGGTTAATTTGGTATAGTTTGCCTTTCATCATGAATGATTTGATTAAATCATTCGGGTTTACACTGATTTTTTTAGCAAATTCACCTAGTGGCAGTGAATTTGTAAAAATAAATACACCATTTTTAACCTCTGTTTTGATGCTTTTTAATTGAGATTCCACATCTCGTTGATTGCTTATTCTACTTTTTTTAGACATTGTGCCTCCCTTAATTCTTTTTCAATGTTGGCATATATTTCTCTTGAAATATTAGTTCTAAAAGCTCTGTTTAAGCCTTTGGTTTTTGTTATTTGTTGCCAATTTTCTTCGTTACATTCAAAGTAGCAACCGCGACCCTTTAATTGATTTTTTAGGTCAAGAGTAATGTGATTTTGTGGTTTGTCAAAATTAACTCTTACTAGTTTTTCTGTTGGTAAAATTTTACCAGTTACAATACATTTTCTATTGGTTTGGGTTTTTTGCATTGGTTATTCTCAGTCTTCATCGACATCAAAATCACTTATATCAAAATCATCTAATCCAAAGCTTGATAAATCATCATCAACTTTGAACTTTTCAATTGCTTCTTTAACTTTTTTATAGTCTTCAACATCTATTTTAGCAGCTGCTTTTTTGTCGTTTTCTTTTTCAAATTCTTTAGATATGTCATCAATAGTAATGTTTTCTTCTTTTGGTTTTGATTCGCTATTGTGTTTTTTGAATAATTCTTCAAAGTCTAAATCAAATTCTGATGTGTCAATATCTTTGAATTCATGCTCTTGGAAGTTTTGTACATCAGAATCAAATGAGTCGGCTGAAACAGTGATTTTATCAATATCAAATAAAGGTTTTGAATATGTTCTTGATGGTCTTTGTTTGAAAAGTGGTTTAACTTGTTCTTCAGGCATTTTTGTAAATTCAATTTTTTGCTCTTTTGCTTTATCTTCGGTTATTAAATCAATATTTAAGCCAGTCAAACTTGATGCAAGAGAAACATTAACCCCTCTTCGACCAATTGCTGGAGTTAGATTATCTTTTGCTACGATAACTCAATATGAATCTTGGCGCGCATTAGCATCAAATTTATTTTTGGCAACAACATCGATAATTTTTGCTGGTGACATAGCATTTCTAATATATTTTTGCGGGTCGCTTTCAAACATTATTACATCGATTTTTTCGCCAATTATTTTATTAAGTCCCAAGATTCTTTGGCCAGATGGTCCTATTATTGCACCGAAAATGTCAAAATTTTCAGGTGCGAAGCTGCCAAGTTTGAATGATACTTTAGTTCTTTCACCAGGTTGACGAACTACATTTACGATTTCAATAATTCCGTCGTTAATTTCAGGTATATTACGTTTCAATGCTTCTTCAACATTCTCTTTTGAATCAACAGAAACTTGAACTTGACTTAGTTTTGCTTCTTCTTCAACTTTATAAACCGTTGCTCAATCGTATTGGCCAACTTTAATGTTTTTCTTAGAACTTATTAAAGAAGATGGCAAGTATGCTGGTGTAAGTGTGTTTTTATCATCAATAATTTGAACATTTCATGAACCATCTGAGTTTTTCGCATTGAATTGAATTTGAACTCTTTCGCCAATTCTATTTTTAAATGTTTCGTAAACTTTTTGTTTTCTCAGATTTGACATTCCTTGTTGAATTGATGAGTGAATAGTTTTTAGTAAAGATTGGAATTTTGTGTTTTTAAGTGCAAAATTCAATTTTGTTAAGTCAAGTTCTTTTTCAAAAACATCATCTAGTGAAATATTTTTGTCAATGGTTTTAGCTTCAGAAAGTGAGATGTATGAAGCGTGCATCAACAATGCTTCATTTTCTGATGCATTTGCATATTCGTTTGCTTCTTCATCGCTTATAACAATCATTGATTTAATGATTGGCGATAATGTTTCTGAATTATCGTCTAATTTGTACTCAACAATAACTTCTGGGTCAATTTTTGAAAGAATTTTGGTTGTTTCTTCACTAAAAACTTTGATAATGTCATTTATGTCTAATCCTTGTTTTTTTTCAAAAGATTTTACTATTTCATAAAATGCGTGTGCATTTGAATTTTCAATAGGTTTTGTCATTTTTACTCCTTAAAATTTGATGTATTTACTAATTGAAAAAATGTTATCTTTTTGAAGTTTTATTTTTCTTATATTTCCTCTTTGGTTTCATTTTATTAAAAGATATTCATCATGAACTTCTAGTAGTTTCGCAATATATTTATCAACTTTGTTTTCGTTTTTCTTTAGTTTTATCTCTAAATCTTCATTGATAAATTCATTGATGTTTTGCAAATCAATTGTTAAATCAGTCCCGGGTGAATGAATTAAAATTGAATCAAAACGCGAAATATCTTGTGTTTCAAGTCATAAATTTATTTTTCTTGATAAAGTTTCTAAATTTTCCATATCTCTATGTTTTACAGTGATATCCAGCGCAAACATGCCATCAATATGAGCCTCATTTGCTTGAATAATTTCATTTGGAAATTCCTTATTTAATGATTCAAATCAATTCATTTTTCTCCTTAAAAATAACAAAGAGTTGCGGGGGAAGCAACTCAATGATATTTGACTTGTATTTTTATTATAGCACAATAAAGTGTTAATCTAAATTTTTGTTTTAGCTGCTTAATACCCCCCAGGTTAAAAAAATGATTGAAATTATGTACATAAAATACAAATTTTTTTCAAAAAGCAATTTAATATATTTATTTAATAAATATTTTTCTTTCGAAAAATCTTAAAATAAACAAAATCATTTATTTGTAAAAAAATTTTTTTAGATTATAATAAATAAGATTTTTTCAACTAGTTATCTAGTTTTAACAATGAAAAAAGGAGGCTTATTATGGCAAATATTAAATCAAAAATTAAACACATTGCTAAATCTGAGGAAAACAGATTAAGAAATAATGCAATGAAAACGAGAATTCGTAAAGCGATTAGAGCAGCTAGAGAAGCAGTTTTAGCTAAAGCTGAAAATGCAAAAGAATTAGTACAAAAAGCTCACTCAATTATTGCTACAGCAGTTCAAAAAGGTGTTTTCCACCCCAACAAAGGTGCTAGAAAATCATCTCGTTTGGATTTATTCGTAAACGCACAAACAAAAGCTGAATAAGTTTCTACATTTAAGCAGTAAATTACTGCTTTTTTTATTCAAACTTTATTTTAGATTGAAATTTTTGTTTAAAATTTCGCAAAAAATAAAACAATGATTTTTAAAAAAACTTAGTTAATCAATAAAAAAGTTACAAATTGATGTTATTTGCAAAAGATAGTTCTCAAATTTAAATCTTGTAATTTGAGTAAATAAAAGCGTTGAGGATTAACAAGTGAGGGGGAATTATTTATAAAGCGTAGTGCTTTTATTACAGCATTCATTGATTATCTAAAATTGTTTCTTAGTTTCATACCTTATTGCATTAATATTTAAATATCTGCACGGATAAGTGTTTATACTTTGCTTAAATTTTATAATGCCTTTATCTTTCCCTATTTTCCTTTTTTGAATGTTTTTTCAATATTAAATGATTAATTGAATTAAATTATTGCAATTAAAAAACAAGCCCAGAAGGCTTGCTTGATGAATTTAAATTATCCAAGAATTTCTTTAATTACAGTAGCAATTTTGTCTTTGTTTACCATGAATTTGCTTTCAAGAGCTGGTAAAGGTACTGTAACGTCAGGTGTGTTTAGACGAACCGGTGCTGCCACTAGGTGGTCAAATGCTTTTTCGTTTACACGAGTAATAACTTCAGCTGCAACTGAACCTGATTGAACTGCTTCTGAAACTACTAATAGACGACCTGTTTTCTTAACTGATTTGATAATTGTTTCTGTATCGATTGGTTTGATTGTTCTCAAGTCAATAACTTCGATTGAGTAATCTTTTCCTTCTTCAGCTAATGATTTTAGAGCGTTAATTGTTTCGTGAACCATGTGTCCGTATGTAACAACTGTTAAGTCATCACCTTCAATTTTAACATCAGCTTTACCAATTGGAAGTGTATAGTAACCAGCTGGAATTTCTTGTTTGAATGAACGATAGTCGTGTTTGTGTTCTAGGAATACTACTGGGTCATTGTCTTCAATAGCTGCAATCAATAGACCTTTTGAGTCATAAGGAGTTGATGGCATAACTACTTTAATACCTGGTATGTGTGCGAATAATGCTTCTAGCGATTCTGAGTGGTGTTCTAGAGCTCTAACCCCACCACCACAAGGCATTCTTAATACTAGAGGTGCAGATAATTTTCCACGTGATCTGTTTCTAATACGTGCTGCGTTACCAAATAATTGAGCTAGACCATAGAAGATAAATCCTGAGAATTGAATTTCAGCAACTGGTCTTAATCCAGCAACAGCTGAACCGATTGCAGAACCAACGATAGCTGATTCTGAAATTGGAGCATCAAATACTCTTTCTACACCATATTTAGCTTGTAAACCTTGTGTAGCACGGAAAACACCACCTTCAAAACCAGCATCTTGACCATAAACAATAACTGATTTGTCTTTTTCCATCATAACGTCTAAGGCGTTTGTAATGGCTGCTATATTATTTACTTTAATTGTTTCCATATTTTTCTCCTTTATTGTTTATTATTCGAATCTTCTGTTAACTTCTCTTTGTTCGATTAGTTCTTCAGGTAAAGTTTCGTATGTGTATTTGTAAATGTCGTCAAAGCCTTCTGTAGCCATTGTTTCTGTTGATTTTTCGTAAGCCACTTTAGCATCTTCTGTGCCTTCTTCGAAGAATTTATTTTTTTCTTCTTCAGTAACAATTCCATTGTCAAATAGGTATTTTTCAATACGGTGGAATGGTTCTCATTTTTCGTATTCGATTTCTTCTTCTCTTGTACGGTATACACGTGGGTCATCACTTGTAGTGTGTTGTCCTTGACGTCATGTAACCATTTCAATTAGAACTGGACCATTTCCTTCACGAGCAAATTCAGCAGCTTCTTTTAATGTTTCGTAAGCAGCTAGTAGGTCGTTACCATCAACACGTAATGAAGGGATATCGTATGATAGACCTCTTTGTGATAGAGTTTTAACTTTGTAACTATTGTGTTCAGGAACTGAGATAGCTCATCTGTTGTTTGCAATAACAACAACAACAGGTAGGTTAAATAATGAAGCTCAGTTTAAACCTTCATGGAATTCACCTTCGTTTGTTCCACCATTACCAATAATTGTAAAGGCAACATTTCCATTTCCTTGAACTTTTAGAGCTTTACCAACACCAGCAGCTTGTGAAATTTGTGAAGCAATAATAACTTGAAGTGGAGTTGTATTTGATTTAAGTTTTGAACCTAATTCAGAACCTCTTCAGTATAGGTAAATTGATTCCATTGATTCACCACGAGCTAGCAATGCAGCTAAAACACGGTAGTGAGGAATGAATCAGTCTTCTTTTTTCATTACAAAACCTAGAGCGGTTAAGTATGCTTCTTCACCAAGTGCAGTAGCAAATGTTCCAAGACGTCCTGTTCTTTGTAGTGTCAATGCGTAGGTGTCTCAAGCACGAGCTTTGATCATATTGTGGTACATGTCTTTTAGCTCTTCTTTTGAAGCAGTTGTTTTGAATGATTTGTCAATTAGATCACCATTAATGTCTAAGAAACGAATCATTGTTTCTGGGCAGTTCATCACTTTGCCCGGTTCGATGAATTTGTATTTCATTTGGAATTCCTTTCATTGAATAATTTGCGTATTTTTGATACGTAATTATTATAAAGCATTAACTAAGGTATATAAAAATATTTTCATATTGTCTTAAAAAAACAATTAAATGCATTTTTGCCCCATTTAAGGCCAGTTTATTTAGTTTTTCATTTATTAACTTTGAAAAAATGACTTTTAAAATTCGATTTAAATTTAATGCAAAAAAATAATTTTAAAAAATAATGGAATTGATTTCATTTCGCAACAAAACTTTATGAAATAAATTAATTATTTTGATTGTGTGCAATTGAAATGAAACCATGCATAAATCATTTCGTTTTTAAAATAATAAAAATTATTGTAATATTAATAATATGAAATATGCAATAGTTATAGACTCTTCTTGTGGTTTAACTCAAGAACAAGCCCATAAATTAGGCTGACATTTTTTACCATTACATATCAATATCGAAGGCAAAGAATTTAAAGATGGTGTTGATATTACTCCTGAAAATTTATTCAATTTTTATAATAAAAACTCAAAAGCTAAAACATCAGCAGTTAATTTAGGTTATGCAGAAGAATTGTTCAATAAACTTTCAAAAGATTATGACAGAATTATTGTATATCCAATATCAAAACATCTTTCTGCTAGTTGTGCTTCATTGACAACATTAGCCAAAGATTTTGAAAAAGTAAGAGTTGTAAATTCAATTCAAGTTTTACAAATGATTTTGATTGATTTAGTTTGATTTGAACATCAAATGTCAATTGATTCTTCAAGATTAGATGAGTATATTGATATTTTAGAAAAAGATAATTTATGACATCGAAAATCAATTTCATTGATTCCTAAATTTAATAGTTATTTAGTTAAAGGCGGGCGCTTGCATCCAGCTGCTGCAGCCGTTGCTAAATTACTAAAAATTGTGCCAATTATTTGTTGAAAAGATGGTCAACTATTAAAAGAAGCTGTTGGTAGAACTTTTTCCAAAACAGTTCTAAAAGCAATTGATTTAAAAAAAGAAATCTTGCCAATTGAAAAAGGTAAGGAATTATATGTTATGTCATTAGATTCTCATTCAGATATTGCTGAACGAGATGATTTGTTGAATAATATATTCGAGAAATTTGGTATTCATTCGATTCATGGCTTAATAGCGCCAGTAGTTGGAATTCACACCGGTCCAGAAGCCTTAGCAATTCTTGTGTACGAGATGGAACCAGTAGTTGCACAAAAGTGCTGTGAATTCTTTAAAAATCTTGGATATATTTCAAAACAATAAGTTAAATGATTAATTGTTGCGAAAAAACTCATATTAAAACACATCAAGCAATAAATCTTGGTGTGTTTTAATATTGAAGAATTGGAAAATATTTTATTGTTTATAATTTCACATTATGACGAAAATAGGTTCAAATAGTAAAAATGTGCTAGTTAGCATTGAAAATTTAAAGTTTAAGTACAATAAAAAATCTACTGATTATGATTTAGAAATTCCAAATTTAGAAATTGAAGAGGGTAAAATTATTTCTTTATTAGGTCCTTCTGGGAGTGGAAAGACCACATTATTTAATATTCTGTTGGGTTTCTTAAAACCTGAAAATGGGAAAATTTTAATCAAAAATAATTTAAAAACACATGAAATTGCATATATCATGCAAGAAAATTCAATTTATGAAAATGTTTCTGTTTTTAATAATATTTTTTTAAGTGCAAAAAATAATAGAAATTGAATAGATTCATCTAGAATTGAATTTTTAGGCGAATTTTCAGATATTAAAAATGATCAAAAAATAAGTAAATATTTTGATGAATATGTATCTTTTTCAAAAGAAAAAGAAAAAAATGATTGAAAGATAAAATTTGCTTATTCTAAACTTTGATTTGCGATTTTGTTTACCAAAAAAATTAGAAAAAAATGAACTCTGCTTAAAAACTTGGCACTTAAAAAATTATTTAAAAAAGAGCTGGATACTCTTGCTAAAAAATTAGAAATAGATCATTTAATTAATAAAAATGTTGATGAACTTTCTGGGGGTCAAAAGCAGCGAGTGGCATTTGCAAAAGGAATAGTTAAGAGAACTAACTTTGTGTTGATGGATGAACCATTTTCTGCTCTGGATGCTAAAATCAAGGAATCAACAATAGATTGATTGTTAAAAATTAAAAATGAATTTAACTTAAGTATAATCATTGTCACTCATGACCAACAAGATGCAATGAAAATTAGTGATAAAATTATTCTTCTTTCCAATGGAAAAGTTCAACAATTTTCCACTGGTCAAGAAATGTATGAAAATCCAGCTAATTTATTTGTTGCAAAATTTATTGGTTCCCCTGAAATTAATTTTATAAAAGAAGAAGACAATAAATTATTCTACATTCGTCAAAATAAAATTAATGTTTCAATTCTTAAAGAAGGAAAATATAAAATAATGAACAAAAAACATTTTGGCGATAAAGTTCAATATCAAATTGAATTCGAAAAAAATAATATTTGATCAATTGTTTTAAATGAAGATAATTTAAAAATCGGTGATTTTGTAGATATTGATTACTCAAAAAATGATGTTCTGATTTTTGATAAATGTGGAGAAAGAATAAATGAATAAGAAAATATCTAGAAACGCGTTAAATATTTTTCAAATATTTTTGCTTATATCCCCTTTGTTAATTTGCATATTACTTTTTAGCTTAGTTCCTATATTCTTAACACTGCAAAAATCATTTAAATATTTTCCCTATTCACATACAAAATCAATATATACGTATAATTTTGGTAACTACAAAAATATATTTAACGATTCTCAATTTCATCATGCGATTTTGAATACAACAACTACAACATTTATTGGTTCATTTAGTGCAATGTTATTTGCTTTAATGTTTGCCATTTTAATCGAGCACGTTATTTCTAAAACTGCAAAAAATGCCTTTTTAACATTGATTTATTCACAATTTTTTATTTCATCATTTGCCGTTGGTATTGCTTTTACAGTGTTTTTCGGAAGCAAAGGACTATTTTATAAACTACTTGGAACTGAATATCATTTTACGTATGGTGAAAAACGTTTGCCAATTTGAGTATATTACTCATTATTTCAATTTTGAAGAGCCTTGCCATTTAATTTAGTTTTGTTTGCTTCAGCAATTAACAGAGCGAACTCAAAATATTCAAAACTTATAAAAAATGATAAATTAACATTATTGCAAAAAATTAAATTTATTTATTCAAATGAAATTGAAAAAGTCTTTTTTGTAATACTTTTTACTAATTTTATTTTTGCAACCCTATTGCTACCTGACGCAATATTAGAAAGTTCTTTTGATGTTGATTTAAATCACGCCCACACTCTTACAAGTTATGCAATTAAGTATTCAGGCGGAGGCTCAAATCCTTCCCTTAAATATGAAAAAGGTTATGCCGCTGCATTTTTTAGCTTTATATACTTAGTTTTTTTGATGTTTATAATCTTGGTTTTAAGACCTTCATTTATTAAAAAAATAATAAATTTTGCGCAAAAATACAAAGCAAAATCTCGGAGAAAAAATGAGTGCTAAAGTCGTTATTAAAGAAATTTTAAGGTACATTTTTATTGGACTTTTGGTTATTTTTGTTTTATTTCCAGTTTATTATTTACTGCTTTTTTCACTATTATCGTCAAATTCAATTAAGGATTCAAGCTATAACTTTGTAATTCGCGAGTGAAATTGAAGTAATTTTGGAAAACTTTTTGACAAACAATTTTTTGATGCTTTATTTTATACATTTGTTTTTGCTTCAACATTAATTTTACTTCGTCTAATTACTTATTCATTGGCGATAGCGGGTCTTTTAAAAATGAAGCCATTGTTGCAAAAAATATTTCAATATTTCTTTTTGTTAATAAGTTTAGTGCCTGAATTTTCAATATTTTTAAGCTTAAAAATCACACTAAATGATTTGCATATTTCGTCAATATTTTTTACAACTATAACTAACGCAATTTTTTCATTTTTTAGTTTTACTTATGTATTTAATTTGGCAAAAAGCACATCGAATAAAAAGTCTAAACTAATGATAAATGACAATTTGCGCTGATACCAAAAAATCATTTATGTATATTTACCAAAACTTAAATTAGCATATTTTTTAATGATAATTTTTACATTTATTTCGGTTTGAAATGATTATTTGTGACCAGTGTATATTTTACAAGGGACAAACATTCAAAATATAACAATTTGATATAGAAACTTATTTGTTACTTCTGGCGGCGCATTAATCAATATTCAAGCTGCGGGCGCGATTATATCAATAGTCATTCCACTAACAATATATGGAATTTTTGCAAAAAAAATCAATAGATTTAATTAATAAATATATCCTAGCAAACTATTTAGATTAGTTCATATAGGATATATTTTATTTACTATAATGGCCTAAAATCAATTCAAAAGGTATAAAACGTGAAAAATTTTCATATTTTGTTGGTAATTAGGGCTTGTAATTTCCATTTTTGGAGTATAAATATGGGGAATACGTATAAATTATTATATTTGGAGACGGGAAAATGAAGAATAGAAAAATATTGATTGCAGGAGCAATAATTGCTTCTACTACACCTTTAATTGCTGCAGCTTGTGGAAGTAAACCAGTTGAAAAAAGTGATTCAATTTTATTTAGTTTAGCACAAGGAAAAAACTGGCCATTACCAACAGCACTAACCAAATTTATTGATTATTACAACAAAAATCAAAGCCATATTGAGGGCTTTAAAAAAGTCAAAGCAAGTTTTGCTGATGAACATAAAATTTTTAGTGAATTTGGATTAATTAAAGATGTAAAAAATAAACTAGAAACAAATGAAATAAATAAAGTACCAAACTTGATTTTAGGGGCGCAATCAAGTGCTTACATTATTAATCAAGATAATAGACTTCTTGATGTTAGCGATGTTGGGGTTAATAAAGATTTATTTGAAAGCAATATTGCAAATTTACACTCAAAATTATCAGGACAAAGCGCTGATAAATTATACAATTTGCCTTTTGACAATGCTGATGTTGATTCAGTAGTTTATAACTTAGATTTAATGCGTTTAATTTTTGAAAAAATCAAAGAAGGCGGCGGAACAGTCAAAGAAGATTTTGAACTTTATAAAAAAGCTCAAGAATCAAAAGATAAAGGTTCAAATGTTCCGGAAGAAAGTATTTTTAAAGCTTTAAAAGTTAAACAAAATGCTTTTAAAGATTTTACAGTTGATAAAACTACATTCGAATCAATTAAATCAATCAGAGAGTTTGCTAAAAAATTTGCTCAAGGTGTTGAATTGGAACAAGCAAAAATCAATTCAAATACAATAAATGGTGAAGTTTTATCAATTGATTATCAAATTGACACATTTTTCAAAGAACTTTATGGTGAGATTCCAGAAAACAAAGA
The genomic region above belongs to Mycoplasmopsis bovigenitalium and contains:
- a CDS encoding YlxR family protein, producing the protein MQKTQTNRKCIVTGKILPTEKLVRVNFDKPQNHITLDLKNQLKGRGCYFECNEENWQQITKTKGLNRAFRTNISREIYANIEKELREAQCLKKVE
- a CDS encoding transcription termination/antitermination protein NusA, yielding MTKPIENSNAHAFYEIVKSFEKKQGLDINDIIKVFSEETTKILSKIDPEVIVEYKLDDNSETLSPIIKSMIVISDEEANEYANASENEALLMHASYISLSEAKTIDKNISLDDVFEKELDLTKLNFALKNTKFQSLLKTIHSSIQQGMSNLRKQKVYETFKNRIGERVQIQFNAKNSDGSWNVQIIDDKNTLTPAYLPSSLISSKKNIKVGQYDWATVYKVEEEAKLSQVQVSVDSKENVEEALKRNIPEINDGIIEIVNVVRQPGERTKVSFKLGSFAPENFDIFGAIIGPSGQRILGLNKIIGEKIDVIMFESDPQKYIRNAMSPAKIIDVVAKNKFDANARQDSYWVIVAKDNLTPAIGRRGVNVSLASSLTGLNIDLITEDKAKEQKIEFTKMPEEQVKPLFKQRPSRTYSKPLFDIDKITVSADSFDSDVQNFQEHEFKDIDTSEFDLDFEELFKKHNSESKPKEENITIDDISKEFEKENDKKAAAKIDVEDYKKVKEAIEKFKVDDDLSSFGLDDFDISDFDVDEDWE
- a CDS encoding LSm family protein, which translates into the protein MNWFESLNKEFPNEIIQANEAHIDGMFALDITVKHRDMENLETLSRKINLWLETQDISRFDSILIHSPGTDLTIDLQNINEFINEDLEIKLKKNENKVDKYIAKLLEVHDEYLLIKWNQRGNIRKIKLQKDNIFSISKYIKF
- the rpsT gene encoding 30S ribosomal protein S20, producing MANIKSKIKHIAKSEENRLRNNAMKTRIRKAIRAAREAVLAKAENAKELVQKAHSIIATAVQKGVFHPNKGARKSSRLDLFVNAQTKAE
- a CDS encoding alpha-ketoacid dehydrogenase subunit beta — protein: METIKVNNIAAITNALDVMMEKDKSVIVYGQDAGFEGGVFRATQGLQAKYGVERVFDAPISESAIVGSAIGSAVAGLRPVAEIQFSGFIFYGLAQLFGNAARIRNRSRGKLSAPLVLRMPCGGGVRALEHHSESLEALFAHIPGIKVVMPSTPYDSKGLLIAAIEDNDPVVFLEHKHDYRSFKQEIPAGYYTLPIGKADVKIEGDDLTVVTYGHMVHETINALKSLAEEGKDYSIEVIDLRTIKPIDTETIIKSVKKTGRLLVVSEAVQSGSVAAEVITRVNEKAFDHLVAAPVRLNTPDVTVPLPALESKFMVNKDKIATVIKEILG
- a CDS encoding thiamine pyrophosphate-dependent enzyme; translation: MKYKFIEPGKVMNCPETMIRFLDINGDLIDKSFKTTASKEELKDMYHNMIKARAWDTYALTLQRTGRLGTFATALGEEAYLTALGFVMKKEDWFIPHYRVLAALLARGESMESIYLYWRGSELGSKLKSNTTPLQVIIASQISQAAGVGKALKVQGNGNVAFTIIGNGGTNEGEFHEGLNWASLFNLPVVVVIANNRWAISVPEHNSYKVKTLSQRGLSYDIPSLRVDGNDLLAAYETLKEAAEFAREGNGPVLIEMVTWRQGQHTTSDDPRVYRTREEEIEYEKWEPFHRIEKYLFDNGIVTEEEKNKFFEEGTEDAKVAYEKSTETMATEGFDDIYKYTYETLPEELIEQREVNRRFE
- a CDS encoding DegV family protein, with the translated sequence MKYAIVIDSSCGLTQEQAHKLGWHFLPLHINIEGKEFKDGVDITPENLFNFYNKNSKAKTSAVNLGYAEELFNKLSKDYDRIIVYPISKHLSASCASLTTLAKDFEKVRVVNSIQVLQMILIDLVWFEHQMSIDSSRLDEYIDILEKDNLWHRKSISLIPKFNSYLVKGGRLHPAAAAVAKLLKIVPIICWKDGQLLKEAVGRTFSKTVLKAIDLKKEILPIEKGKELYVMSLDSHSDIAERDDLLNNIFEKFGIHSIHGLIAPVVGIHTGPEALAILVYEMEPVVAQKCCEFFKNLGYISKQ
- a CDS encoding ATP-binding cassette domain-containing protein → MTKIGSNSKNVLVSIENLKFKYNKKSTDYDLEIPNLEIEEGKIISLLGPSGSGKTTLFNILLGFLKPENGKILIKNNLKTHEIAYIMQENSIYENVSVFNNIFLSAKNNRNWIDSSRIEFLGEFSDIKNDQKISKYFDEYVSFSKEKEKNDWKIKFAYSKLWFAILFTKKIRKKWTLLKNLALKKLFKKELDTLAKKLEIDHLINKNVDELSGGQKQRVAFAKGIVKRTNFVLMDEPFSALDAKIKESTIDWLLKIKNEFNLSIIIVTHDQQDAMKISDKIILLSNGKVQQFSTGQEMYENPANLFVAKFIGSPEINFIKEEDNKLFYIRQNKINVSILKEGKYKIMNKKHFGDKVQYQIEFEKNNIWSIVLNEDNLKIGDFVDIDYSKNDVLIFDKCGERINE
- a CDS encoding sugar ABC transporter permease, giving the protein MNTTTTTFIGSFSAMLFALMFAILIEHVISKTAKNAFLTLIYSQFFISSFAVGIAFTVFFGSKGLFYKLLGTEYHFTYGEKRLPIWVYYSLFQFWRALPFNLVLFASAINRANSKYSKLIKNDKLTLLQKIKFIYSNEIEKVFFVILFTNFIFATLLLPDAILESSFDVDLNHAHTLTSYAIKYSGGGSNPSLKYEKGYAAAFFSFIYLVFLMFIILVLRPSFIKKIINFAQKYKAKSRRKNEC
- a CDS encoding ABC transporter permease family protein — its product is MSAKVVIKEILRYIFIGLLVIFVLFPVYYLLLFSLLSSNSIKDSSYNFVIREWNWSNFGKLFDKQFFDALFYTFVFASTLILLRLITYSLAIAGLLKMKPLLQKIFQYFFLLISLVPEFSIFLSLKITLNDLHISSIFFTTITNAIFSFFSFTYVFNLAKSTSNKKSKLMINDNLRWYQKIIYVYLPKLKLAYFLMIIFTFISVWNDYLWPVYILQGTNIQNITIWYRNLFVTSGGALINIQAAGAIISIVIPLTIYGIFAKKINRFN